In one window of Micromonospora cathayae DNA:
- a CDS encoding ABC transporter ATP-binding protein, translated as MPVIEVTNLHKRYGSQVAVRDVSFTVTAGEVFGVLGTNGAGKTTTVECVAGLRVPNGGGVSVLGLDPRADAARLRPRVGVQLQEAQLPDRIRVHEALDLYASFYPRPLDPDVLLDELGLLAQRGVAWRKLSGGQKQRLSIALALVGDPEVALLDELSTGLDPHGRREVWAVVERLRDRGVTILLVTHLMAEAERLCDRVAVIDAGRVVALDTPAALTRRYGGDTLEDAFLALTDSIDGTDGTDGTDRTDGIDRTDGTDRTDGPDTVGADGTSRTGVVPARRARHHGTAGTDHTERAGRSRQAAGTGEREDAR; from the coding sequence ATGCCGGTCATCGAGGTGACCAACCTGCACAAACGGTACGGCTCACAGGTGGCCGTGCGGGACGTCTCCTTCACCGTGACGGCCGGTGAGGTCTTCGGCGTCCTCGGGACGAACGGGGCCGGCAAGACCACCACCGTGGAGTGTGTGGCCGGGCTCCGCGTTCCGAACGGGGGCGGGGTGTCGGTCCTCGGACTCGACCCCCGCGCGGACGCGGCCCGGCTGCGCCCCCGCGTCGGCGTACAGCTCCAGGAGGCCCAACTGCCCGACCGGATCCGGGTACACGAGGCGCTCGACCTGTACGCCTCGTTCTATCCCCGTCCGCTCGACCCGGACGTGCTCCTGGACGAGCTGGGGCTGCTGGCGCAACGCGGCGTGGCGTGGCGGAAGCTCTCCGGCGGGCAGAAGCAGCGGCTGTCGATCGCGTTGGCCCTGGTCGGTGACCCGGAGGTGGCCCTGCTGGACGAGCTCTCCACCGGGCTCGACCCGCACGGGCGGCGGGAGGTCTGGGCGGTGGTCGAGCGACTCCGCGACCGGGGCGTCACCATCCTGCTGGTCACCCATCTGATGGCCGAGGCGGAACGGCTCTGCGACCGGGTCGCGGTCATAGATGCCGGCCGGGTGGTGGCGTTGGACACCCCGGCCGCACTGACCCGTCGATACGGCGGCGACACCCTGGAGGACGCCTTCCTGGCGCTCACCGACAGCATCGACGGCACCGACGGCACTGATGGCACCGACCGCACTGATGGCATCGACCGCACTGATGGCACCGACCGCACTGATGGCCCCGACACTGTCGGCGCCGACGGCACCAGCCGCACCGGCGTCGTGCCGGCCCGGCGGGCCCGACACCACGGCACCGCCGGCACCGACCACACCGAGCGGGCCGGCCGTAGCCGGCAGGCCGCCGGCACCGGTGAGCGGGAGGACGCGCGGTGA
- a CDS encoding ABC transporter permease — MTGLGRMLRMEIRLFLREPLAVFLSVLLPAVILAALGAVPALRRPDDLFDGYSLVAYFAPSLLVMTLATAGLTGLANVLAGYRERGVLRRLAVTPARPATLLAAQLLLHLGVASLAATLLLIVGRVGFGVPLPGHLPGFAAVYLLGAAALFALGLLVAAVAPNQRVAGGTAGVLFLLTMFLGGVYLPRFLLPDVVNRIGAFSPPGVQALFDAWHGTPPRPAHLVTMALVALVAGTVATKSFRWE, encoded by the coding sequence GTGACCGGTCTGGGGCGGATGCTGCGGATGGAGATCCGGCTGTTCCTGCGCGAGCCGTTGGCGGTGTTCCTGTCGGTGCTGCTGCCGGCGGTGATCCTCGCCGCGCTCGGTGCGGTGCCCGCGCTGCGCCGGCCGGACGACCTGTTCGACGGGTACAGCCTGGTCGCCTACTTCGCGCCGTCGCTGCTGGTGATGACCTTGGCTACCGCCGGGTTGACCGGGCTGGCGAACGTGCTGGCCGGCTACCGGGAACGCGGTGTGCTGCGCCGGTTGGCGGTCACCCCGGCACGCCCGGCCACCCTGCTGGCCGCGCAACTGCTGTTGCACCTGGGGGTGGCGTCGCTCGCCGCGACGTTGCTGCTCATCGTGGGCCGGGTCGGGTTCGGCGTGCCACTGCCGGGGCACCTTCCCGGCTTCGCGGCGGTGTACCTGCTCGGCGCGGCGGCGCTGTTCGCGCTGGGGTTGCTGGTCGCGGCGGTCGCGCCGAACCAGCGGGTGGCCGGCGGTACCGCCGGCGTGCTGTTCCTGCTGACCATGTTCCTCGGCGGGGTCTACCTGCCCCGCTTCCTGCTGCCCGACGTGGTGAACCGGATCGGGGCGTTCAGCCCGCCCGGCGTACAGGCGCTCTTCGACGCCTGGCACGGCACCCCGCCGCGTCCCGCGCACCTGGTCACGATGGCACTGGTCGCACTGGTCGCGGGTACGGTGGCGACGAAGTCGTTCCGCTGGGAGTGA
- a CDS encoding sensor histidine kinase: MSGTAERVDRLAAWEDREADLYRLLPYVGLAAATVLALAAPMEHAPPTPVVLALAAAAGAWVAWFITLHPGWVSRRALMAAYYLGLLGFSAALVLISPWYGFFAWIGFLHAFLVLPGRWRFAGIAATATLVATAQSAGLPGSPTHWLLWSVLALFNLGAAGAVSWFGAVTGDQNANRKRLVAILATTNADLAAANGRLAEANRRLAETMRENEQLHAELLVRAREAGVLDERQRMAREIHDTLAQGLAGIITQLEAAEQARDRVADWRRHVRTAVELGRESLAEARRSVRAVRPERLETTRLPEALTELVASWSTRTGIRGEAHTTGTPRPLHPEVEVTLLRAAQEALANAAKHAHPARVGLTLSYMADVVTLDVRDDGTGFDPTALPDRPGSGEGGYGLAAMRQRVTGVGGHLAVESEPGGGTAVSATVPAVPAQPTVPAEPAQPTVPPLPALPTVAVTGDGGVG, encoded by the coding sequence ATGAGCGGTACCGCCGAGCGGGTCGACCGGCTGGCCGCCTGGGAGGACCGGGAGGCGGACCTGTACCGGCTGCTGCCGTACGTCGGGCTGGCCGCCGCGACGGTGTTGGCGCTCGCCGCCCCGATGGAGCACGCGCCGCCGACACCGGTCGTGCTGGCGCTCGCGGCGGCGGCCGGAGCCTGGGTGGCCTGGTTCATCACCCTGCACCCCGGCTGGGTCTCCCGCCGGGCGCTGATGGCCGCCTACTACCTCGGCCTGCTCGGCTTCAGTGCCGCACTGGTGCTGATCAGCCCCTGGTACGGGTTCTTCGCCTGGATCGGTTTCCTGCACGCCTTCCTGGTGCTGCCGGGCCGGTGGCGGTTCGCCGGGATCGCCGCCACCGCCACCCTGGTCGCCACCGCGCAGAGCGCCGGCCTGCCGGGCTCGCCGACACACTGGCTGCTCTGGTCGGTGTTGGCCCTGTTCAACCTGGGGGCAGCCGGCGCGGTGAGCTGGTTCGGCGCGGTCACCGGAGACCAGAACGCCAACCGCAAGCGGCTGGTCGCCATCCTCGCCACCACCAACGCGGACCTGGCCGCGGCCAACGGCCGGCTCGCCGAGGCGAACCGGCGGCTGGCCGAGACGATGCGGGAGAACGAGCAGTTGCACGCCGAACTCCTGGTGCGGGCCAGGGAGGCCGGGGTACTCGACGAGCGGCAGCGGATGGCCCGCGAGATCCACGACACGCTGGCCCAGGGCCTGGCCGGGATCATCACCCAGCTGGAGGCGGCCGAACAGGCCCGGGACCGGGTGGCCGACTGGCGGCGGCACGTACGCACCGCGGTCGAACTGGGTCGGGAGAGCCTGGCCGAGGCGCGCCGGTCGGTACGCGCCGTCCGCCCGGAACGGTTGGAGACCACCCGGCTGCCCGAGGCGCTCACCGAGCTGGTCGCCAGCTGGTCGACCCGCACCGGTATCCGGGGTGAGGCACACACCACAGGTACGCCCCGACCACTGCACCCGGAGGTCGAGGTGACCCTGCTGCGGGCCGCGCAGGAGGCACTGGCGAACGCGGCGAAGCACGCCCACCCGGCCCGGGTCGGGCTGACCCTGTCGTACATGGCGGACGTGGTGACCCTGGACGTCCGGGACGACGGGACAGGCTTCGACCCGACGGCCCTGCCCGACCGGCCGGGTTCCGGGGAGGGCGGGTACGGGCTGGCCGCGATGCGGCAGCGGGTCACCGGGGTGGGTGGGCACCTGGCGGTCGAGTCGGAACCGGGTGGTGGCACCGCCGTCTCGGCCACCGTGCCGGCGGTGCCCGCCCAACCCACCGTGCCGGCGGAGCCCGCCCAACCCACCGTGCCGCCGCTGCCCGCCCTGCCGACCGTCGCCGTGACCGGGGACGGCGGTGTCGGGTGA
- a CDS encoding response regulator → MSTTEPVRLLIVDDHPVVRDGLRGIFDGDPGLTVVGAAADGAEALAMVPSVQPDVVLMDLRMPGMDGITATRRLVRAHPTVRVLVLTTYDTDADVLPAIQAGATGYLLKDAPREELTRAVRAAARGESVLSPTVAARLMGRLRGPGHEPPSQRELEVLNLVARGLSNREIAARLFVSEATVKTHLLHLYAKLGVNDRAAAVATGYDRGLLTPGGR, encoded by the coding sequence GTGAGCACGACAGAGCCGGTCCGGCTGTTGATCGTCGACGACCATCCGGTGGTCCGGGACGGGCTGCGCGGCATCTTCGACGGCGATCCCGGGCTCACCGTGGTCGGCGCGGCGGCCGACGGCGCGGAGGCGCTGGCCATGGTGCCCTCCGTCCAGCCGGACGTGGTGCTGATGGATCTGCGGATGCCGGGCATGGACGGCATCACCGCCACCCGCCGGCTGGTCCGGGCCCACCCCACGGTCCGGGTGCTGGTCCTGACCACCTACGACACCGACGCCGACGTGCTACCGGCGATCCAGGCCGGAGCCACCGGCTACCTACTCAAGGACGCGCCCCGGGAGGAACTGACCCGGGCGGTACGGGCGGCGGCACGCGGCGAGTCGGTGCTCTCCCCCACTGTGGCCGCCCGGCTGATGGGGCGGCTGCGCGGACCGGGGCACGAGCCGCCCAGCCAGCGTGAACTGGAGGTGCTCAACCTGGTCGCCCGGGGCCTGTCCAACCGGGAGATCGCCGCCCGGTTGTTCGTCAGCGAGGCCACCGTCAAGACCCACCTGCTGCACCTGTACGCCAAGCTCGGCGTGAACGACCGGGCCGCCGCCGTCGCCACCGGGTACGACCGGGGCCTGCTCACCCCAGGCGGGCGGTGA
- a CDS encoding helix-turn-helix transcriptional regulator, with protein sequence MRASRLISLLLLLQSRETMTAAELARELEVSERTVYRDVLALSAAGVPVYADRGRTGGYRLLGGYRTRLTGLTRQEAEALFLAGLRGPAGDMGLADAVAAAELKVLAALPAPLRDASARTGQRFHLDVPGWFRESDPPPWLTELAGAVWQDRMVELRYRRGDREVTRTVQPYGLVLKSGTWYLVGQVDGGHRTYRVDRVVQVTVGEDTFDRDDGFDLGGYWREQAEGFLRQMLAERVTVRLTPAGLRALRHLAHAPFAYAEAVAGAGEPDGQGRVVTRLPVESVEVAYGLLLALGPEVEALDPPELRAMLAAAADRLHATYQDQR encoded by the coding sequence GTGCGTGCGTCCCGGTTGATCTCCCTGCTCCTGCTGCTCCAGTCCCGGGAGACGATGACCGCCGCCGAGCTGGCCCGTGAGCTGGAAGTCTCCGAACGGACGGTGTACCGGGACGTGTTGGCGCTCTCCGCCGCCGGGGTGCCGGTCTACGCCGACCGGGGGCGGACCGGCGGGTACCGGCTGCTCGGCGGGTACCGGACCCGGCTGACCGGACTGACCCGGCAGGAGGCGGAGGCGCTCTTCCTCGCCGGGCTGCGTGGACCGGCCGGCGACATGGGGCTGGCGGACGCGGTCGCCGCCGCCGAACTGAAGGTCCTCGCCGCGCTCCCCGCACCGCTGCGGGACGCCTCGGCCCGCACCGGGCAGCGGTTCCACCTGGACGTGCCGGGCTGGTTCCGGGAATCCGATCCGCCGCCGTGGCTGACCGAACTGGCCGGCGCGGTGTGGCAGGACCGGATGGTGGAGCTGCGCTACCGGCGCGGCGACCGGGAGGTCACCCGCACCGTGCAGCCGTACGGGTTGGTACTCAAGAGCGGTACCTGGTATCTCGTCGGGCAGGTCGACGGCGGGCACCGGACGTACCGGGTGGACCGGGTGGTGCAGGTGACCGTCGGCGAGGACACCTTCGACCGGGACGACGGCTTCGACCTGGGCGGGTACTGGCGGGAGCAGGCCGAGGGGTTCCTCCGGCAGATGCTCGCCGAGCGGGTGACCGTGCGGCTCACCCCGGCCGGGCTGCGGGCGCTGCGTCACCTGGCGCACGCCCCGTTCGCGTACGCCGAGGCGGTGGCCGGGGCCGGCGAACCCGACGGGCAGGGTCGGGTGGTGACCCGGCTGCCCGTCGAGTCGGTGGAGGTGGCGTACGGGCTGCTCCTGGCCCTGGGGCCGGAGGTCGAGGCACTCGACCCGCCCGAACTGCGCGCCATGCTGGCCGCCGCCGCCGACCGACTGCACGCCACCTACCAGGATCAGCGGTGA
- a CDS encoding SDR family oxidoreductase: MTKPLTGTIALVAGATRGAGRQIAVQLGAAGATVYATGRSSRSGRSELDRPETIEETAELVTAAGGTGIAVRVDHLEPDQVRDLVARIDAEQGRLDVLVNDVWGADPLITWEKPVWEQPLDAGFRTLRLAIDTHIITSHFALPLLIRRPGGLVVEIGDGTTAYNATNYRLSLFYDLAKTAVNRLAFAQAHELKPYGGTAVALTPGWLRSEMMLEHFGVTEANWRDALVREPHFAISETPVMVGRAVAALAADPDRARWTGRSVSSGELAQVYGFTDVDGSRPDAWRYLVEVQDAGKPADVTGYR; the protein is encoded by the coding sequence ATGACGAAACCGCTGACGGGAACGATCGCGCTCGTCGCCGGGGCGACACGGGGCGCCGGCCGGCAGATCGCAGTGCAACTCGGGGCAGCCGGGGCCACCGTCTACGCGACCGGCCGGAGCAGCCGCTCCGGCCGGTCCGAACTGGACCGCCCGGAGACCATCGAGGAGACCGCCGAACTGGTCACCGCAGCCGGCGGCACCGGCATCGCGGTCCGCGTGGACCACCTCGAACCCGACCAGGTACGCGACCTGGTGGCCCGGATCGACGCCGAACAGGGACGCCTCGACGTGCTGGTCAACGACGTCTGGGGTGCCGATCCGTTGATCACCTGGGAGAAGCCGGTCTGGGAACAGCCGCTCGACGCCGGCTTCCGGACGCTCCGGCTGGCGATCGACACGCACATCATCACCAGCCACTTCGCCCTGCCGCTGCTGATCCGCCGGCCCGGCGGGCTGGTGGTGGAGATCGGCGACGGGACGACCGCCTACAACGCCACGAACTACCGGCTGTCGCTCTTCTACGATCTCGCCAAGACGGCGGTCAACCGGCTGGCCTTCGCCCAGGCCCACGAGCTGAAGCCGTACGGCGGCACGGCGGTGGCACTCACCCCGGGCTGGCTGCGCTCGGAGATGATGCTGGAACATTTCGGGGTCACCGAGGCGAACTGGCGGGACGCGCTGGTGCGGGAGCCGCACTTCGCCATCTCGGAGACCCCGGTCATGGTCGGTCGGGCGGTCGCCGCGCTCGCCGCCGACCCGGACCGGGCCCGCTGGACCGGCCGGTCCGTCTCCAGCGGCGAACTGGCCCAGGTGTACGGCTTCACCGACGTCGACGGCAGCCGCCCGGACGCCTGGCGGTACCTGGTGGAGGTCCAGGACGCCGGGAAACCGGCCGACGTGACCGGCTACCGCTGA
- a CDS encoding alpha/beta fold hydrolase, with protein MRGFRWPPPPDGGPRTWGPGPGAPRTGRPALPEPETELVATPHGVRLERLVTGTGEPGTVFAHGLANGIATTRPFASAVTGRKVFFQFRGHGRSDTPPGPWSYLDLARDLRAVADLSGATRAFGASLGAGALCRLLVESPERFERLVFFLPAALDRPRDTSARQWLADLLVAVESGDASAVADVVSTELPPAVRNTPAGWAFLRQRLDHLLRDGLAADLAGLLDQTPLRDASALCAVTAPALVIGCVGDDRHPVEVAEALAAALPAATLHVYDRPGVLWTERADLRDRISTFLNV; from the coding sequence GTGAGGGGTTTCCGCTGGCCACCGCCGCCCGACGGCGGGCCACGGACCTGGGGGCCCGGCCCGGGTGCTCCGCGCACCGGCCGTCCGGCGCTGCCCGAACCGGAGACCGAGCTGGTCGCCACCCCGCACGGGGTGCGCCTGGAGCGGCTGGTTACCGGTACGGGCGAACCGGGGACGGTCTTCGCCCACGGCCTGGCCAACGGCATCGCCACCACCCGCCCCTTCGCCAGCGCGGTCACCGGCCGCAAGGTCTTCTTCCAGTTCCGGGGGCACGGTCGATCCGACACGCCGCCGGGGCCGTGGAGCTACCTCGACCTGGCCCGTGACCTGCGGGCGGTCGCCGACCTCAGCGGGGCGACCCGGGCGTTCGGGGCCAGCCTCGGCGCGGGGGCGCTGTGCCGGCTGCTGGTGGAGAGTCCGGAACGCTTCGAGCGGCTGGTCTTCTTCCTGCCGGCCGCGCTCGACCGGCCCCGCGACACGTCCGCGCGTCAGTGGTTGGCCGACCTGCTCGTCGCGGTGGAGAGCGGGGACGCGTCGGCGGTCGCGGACGTCGTCTCGACCGAGCTGCCACCGGCGGTGCGCAACACCCCGGCCGGATGGGCGTTCCTGCGGCAACGGCTGGACCATCTGCTCCGCGACGGACTCGCCGCCGACCTGGCCGGGCTGCTCGACCAGACCCCGCTGCGGGACGCCTCGGCTCTTTGCGCGGTGACCGCGCCCGCGCTGGTGATCGGTTGCGTCGGCGACGACCGGCATCCGGTAGAGGTCGCCGAGGCGCTGGCCGCCGCGCTACCGGCGGCCACCCTGCACGTGTACGACCGTCCCGGCGTGCTGTGGACCGAACGCGCCGACCTGCGCGACCGGATCTCCACCTTTCTCAACGTGTGA
- a CDS encoding DUF2516 family protein has protein sequence MANAAPIFFLDVRYVIELILLVFALIVQGVALVHALTQRSDAFPAIGTLPKGGWIAILAICLVLTLLGFGPISLFGLIGIAAGLIYLLDVRVGLRDLSDGKGFW, from the coding sequence ATGGCCAACGCCGCGCCGATCTTCTTCCTCGATGTCCGCTACGTGATCGAGCTGATCCTGCTCGTCTTCGCGCTGATCGTGCAGGGTGTCGCGCTGGTGCACGCCCTCACGCAGCGCTCCGACGCGTTCCCCGCGATCGGCACCCTGCCCAAGGGCGGCTGGATCGCCATCCTGGCGATCTGCCTGGTGCTGACCCTGCTCGGGTTCGGCCCGATCAGCCTCTTCGGCCTGATCGGCATCGCCGCCGGTCTGATCTACCTGCTCGACGTCCGGGTGGGGTTGCGTGACCTCTCCGACGGCAAGGGCTTCTGGTGA
- a CDS encoding alpha/beta fold hydrolase, with the protein MALIEVNGTRLGYDDTGSGTPVVLLHAGIADRRMWWEQVPALATRHRVVNLDLRGYGESELPPASFAHHEDVVGVLDALGIERAALVGCSFGGAVAIDTALAHPDRIAALALLGTAVTGHEWSDQTNDLWESLVGEVDPEDFAASAAGEVRFWVVGPYRRPEDVDPALLAFAREMDERALAAELALSAVEAIDLDPPAVARLAELRMPVLVTAGAADLPDIGRLADLIAATAPDAVRVPDVPDAAHLLPLERPAPVNAALLDFLTRTR; encoded by the coding sequence GTGGCCTTGATCGAAGTGAACGGCACCCGACTCGGATACGACGACACCGGCAGCGGTACCCCGGTCGTCCTGCTGCACGCGGGGATCGCCGACCGGCGGATGTGGTGGGAGCAGGTGCCCGCCCTCGCCACCCGGCACCGGGTCGTCAACCTGGACCTGCGCGGGTACGGCGAGTCGGAGCTGCCACCGGCCTCCTTCGCCCACCACGAGGACGTGGTCGGGGTGCTCGACGCGCTCGGCATCGAACGGGCCGCCCTGGTCGGCTGCTCGTTCGGCGGGGCGGTCGCCATCGACACCGCGCTCGCCCACCCGGACCGGATCGCCGCGCTGGCCCTGCTCGGTACCGCCGTCACCGGCCACGAGTGGTCGGACCAGACCAACGACCTGTGGGAATCCCTGGTCGGCGAGGTCGACCCGGAGGACTTCGCGGCCAGTGCCGCCGGTGAGGTCAGGTTCTGGGTGGTCGGCCCGTACCGCCGGCCGGAGGACGTCGACCCGGCGCTGCTGGCCTTCGCGCGGGAGATGGACGAACGGGCGCTGGCCGCCGAACTGGCGCTCAGCGCGGTCGAGGCGATCGACCTCGACCCGCCGGCCGTGGCGCGGCTCGCCGAGCTGCGGATGCCGGTGCTGGTCACCGCCGGTGCGGCGGACCTGCCGGACATCGGTCGGCTGGCCGACCTGATCGCCGCGACCGCACCGGACGCGGTCCGGGTACCGGACGTGCCGGACGCCGCGCACCTGCTCCCGCTGGAGCGTCCGGCCCCGGTCAACGCCGCCCTGCTCGACTTCCTGACCCGAACGCGGTGA
- a CDS encoding asparaginase, protein MGTTYAGGALLAEVVRSGFVEGLHRGSVVVLDAAGAAVAAAGDVTSPIFPRSASKPMQTIGMLAAGLRLTDPADLALVSASHSGEEFHLARVAGLLASAGLDGSALACPPDLPLDESARSAVLAAGGGPTRLAMNCSGKHAGMLLTCLAAGWPIDGYQHPEHPLQQCVRASVAEYAGEQVAAVGVDGCGAPVLAVSLTGLARAYLGLVQAEPGTPGRRVADAMRAHPELVGGTRAEDTRLMVGLPGTLAKIGAEGVIAAGLPGVGAVAIKIDDGTPRARMPVLVSALRRLGQDAPVLREYAELPLYGGGVPVGAIRPTW, encoded by the coding sequence GTGGGAACGACGTACGCAGGTGGCGCGCTGCTCGCCGAGGTGGTCCGGTCCGGTTTCGTGGAGGGCCTGCACCGGGGCTCGGTGGTGGTGCTCGACGCGGCCGGCGCGGCGGTGGCCGCCGCCGGTGACGTGACCAGCCCGATCTTCCCGCGTTCGGCCAGCAAGCCGATGCAGACGATCGGGATGCTCGCCGCCGGGCTCCGGCTGACCGACCCGGCCGACCTGGCCCTGGTGTCGGCCAGCCACAGCGGTGAGGAGTTCCACCTGGCCCGGGTGGCCGGCCTGCTCGCCTCGGCCGGGCTGGACGGGTCGGCGTTGGCCTGCCCGCCGGACCTGCCGCTGGACGAGAGCGCCCGCAGCGCGGTGCTGGCCGCCGGGGGCGGCCCCACCCGGTTGGCGATGAACTGCTCCGGCAAGCACGCCGGAATGCTGTTGACCTGCCTCGCTGCCGGCTGGCCGATCGACGGCTATCAGCATCCCGAGCATCCGCTGCAACAGTGTGTGCGGGCCAGCGTGGCCGAGTACGCCGGGGAGCAGGTCGCGGCGGTCGGGGTTGACGGCTGCGGCGCTCCGGTGCTGGCCGTGTCGCTGACCGGGCTGGCCCGCGCGTACCTGGGGCTGGTGCAGGCGGAGCCGGGCACGCCCGGACGGCGGGTGGCCGACGCGATGCGCGCCCACCCCGAACTCGTCGGCGGAACCCGGGCGGAGGACACCCGGCTGATGGTGGGCCTGCCGGGCACGCTCGCCAAGATCGGTGCCGAGGGGGTCATCGCGGCCGGTCTGCCGGGCGTCGGCGCGGTCGCCATCAAGATCGACGACGGTACGCCCCGGGCCCGGATGCCGGTGCTCGTCTCGGCGCTGCGCCGGCTCGGTCAGGACGCCCCGGTCCTGCGCGAGTACGCCGAACTCCCGCTGTACGGCGGTGGCGTACCGGTCGGCGCGATCCGCCCTACCTGGTGA
- a CDS encoding 3-keto-5-aminohexanoate cleavage protein — protein sequence MTTPTLITVAPTGAESAKADVPALPVTLDELVLTAKECEAIGASVIHVHIRDDAAKPTLDPARLRDTVAAVREATDLIVQLSTGGAVTDPEAARLAVLDAGPDMASCTMGTLNFGDDVFLNRWEFIVDLHTRMQERGIVPEYEIFDLGHLTALQRLLGKHGLPAGGHVHVDFVMGVPGGMPGTAEALVACRQALRDLPEGTTFSATGIGRATIPVMLASLATGGHLRVGMEDTVTYAKGQPVESNMQLVARAVGFAQLAQRPPLTPAEARRLLGM from the coding sequence ATGACGACACCGACGTTGATCACGGTTGCCCCGACCGGTGCCGAGTCGGCCAAGGCCGATGTGCCGGCCCTGCCGGTGACCCTGGACGAGCTGGTGCTGACCGCCAAGGAGTGCGAGGCTATCGGCGCGTCCGTGATCCACGTCCACATCCGGGACGACGCGGCGAAGCCCACCCTCGACCCGGCCCGGCTGCGCGACACGGTCGCCGCGGTACGTGAGGCCACCGACCTGATCGTGCAGCTCTCCACCGGCGGCGCGGTGACCGATCCGGAGGCCGCCCGGCTGGCCGTGCTGGACGCCGGCCCGGACATGGCGTCCTGCACCATGGGCACGCTCAACTTCGGCGACGACGTTTTCCTGAACCGCTGGGAGTTCATCGTCGACCTGCACACCCGGATGCAGGAACGCGGCATCGTGCCGGAGTACGAGATCTTCGACCTGGGTCATCTCACCGCCCTGCAACGGCTGCTCGGCAAGCACGGGCTGCCGGCCGGCGGGCACGTGCACGTCGACTTCGTGATGGGCGTACCGGGCGGGATGCCCGGTACGGCCGAGGCGCTGGTCGCGTGCCGCCAGGCGTTGCGGGACCTGCCGGAGGGCACCACCTTCTCGGCCACCGGCATCGGGCGCGCCACCATCCCGGTCATGCTCGCCTCGCTCGCCACCGGCGGTCACCTCCGGGTCGGCATGGAGGACACCGTCACGTACGCCAAGGGGCAGCCGGTCGAGTCGAACATGCAACTCGTCGCCCGCGCGGTCGGGTTCGCCCAGTTGGCCCAGCGGCCCCCGCTCACCCCTGCCGAGGCCCGTCGCCTCCTCGGCATGTAG
- a CDS encoding YgfZ/GcvT domain-containing protein yields the protein MIEIEGAVSVERIDEETRDQPEPAHRAAGVRGVAAHYGDPLREQRILATEVGLVDRSHRGVVAVPGEERASWLHTLTTQHLADLTAGEGTELLVLSPHGHVEQHAMVTEDGTTTWLDTEPGATGGLLSYLERMRFFSKVEPRDATTEQAVLSLVGPRADEALGTLGVTGLAVPDAVAVPGPKFPAGTVPPRPTVRYDVRLLPDGGWARRGPLGVDLLVPRESMADVIARLRGAGVPVAGLWAYEALRVAARRARVGVDTDHRTIPAEVDLIAPAVHLAKGCYRGQETVARVHNLGRPPRRLVLLHLDGVTTDRLPAAGTPVTQDGRAVGFLGTAVQHWELGQIALAVVKRNVPDDAGLLVGETAAAIDPS from the coding sequence ATGATCGAGATCGAGGGTGCGGTGTCCGTCGAGCGGATCGACGAGGAGACCCGCGACCAGCCCGAGCCGGCCCACCGGGCCGCCGGGGTACGCGGGGTGGCCGCCCACTACGGCGACCCGCTGCGTGAGCAGCGGATCCTTGCCACCGAGGTCGGACTGGTCGACCGCTCGCACCGGGGCGTCGTGGCCGTCCCCGGCGAGGAGCGGGCGAGTTGGCTGCACACCCTGACCACGCAGCACCTGGCCGACCTGACCGCCGGCGAGGGCACCGAACTGCTGGTGCTCTCCCCGCACGGACACGTCGAGCAGCACGCGATGGTGACCGAGGACGGCACCACCACCTGGCTGGACACCGAGCCCGGGGCCACCGGCGGTCTGCTGTCCTACCTGGAGCGGATGCGGTTCTTCAGCAAGGTGGAGCCCCGGGACGCCACCACCGAGCAGGCGGTGCTCTCCCTGGTCGGCCCGCGCGCCGACGAGGCGCTCGGCACGCTCGGCGTCACCGGGCTGGCCGTGCCGGACGCCGTCGCGGTGCCCGGCCCGAAGTTCCCCGCCGGCACCGTGCCGCCCCGCCCCACCGTCCGGTACGACGTCCGCCTGCTGCCCGACGGTGGCTGGGCGCGCCGTGGCCCTCTCGGGGTGGACCTGCTGGTCCCCCGGGAGTCCATGGCCGACGTGATCGCCAGGTTGCGGGGGGCCGGCGTGCCGGTGGCCGGGCTGTGGGCGTACGAGGCGCTGCGGGTGGCCGCCCGGCGGGCCCGGGTCGGGGTGGACACCGACCACCGGACCATCCCCGCCGAGGTGGACCTGATCGCCCCGGCGGTGCACCTGGCCAAGGGCTGCTACCGGGGTCAGGAGACGGTGGCCCGGGTGCACAACCTGGGGCGTCCGCCGCGTCGGTTGGTCCTGCTGCACCTGGACGGGGTGACCACCGACCGGCTGCCGGCCGCCGGTACGCCGGTCACCCAGGACGGGCGCGCGGTCGGCTTCCTCGGTACCGCCGTGCAGCACTGGGAGCTGGGGCAGATCGCCCTGGCCGTGGTGAAGCGGAACGTCCCCGACGACGCCGGACTGCTGGTGGGCGAGACCGCCGCCGCGATCGACCCGTCCTGA